A DNA window from Maribellus comscasis contains the following coding sequences:
- a CDS encoding Crp/Fnr family transcriptional regulator, producing MERRIKKCLGCTIKSTAVSILNQNELSVLEDGCSQHEFKKGELLFKENTPAHTICYIRSGFVKLVKRGLGKKDFILNISKSGAYLGVQHLNRKQGNCYFSAIAITDVQVCFIELDVFGRLLESNGSFATEVISYIFEDEMNYFDRLVNNVQQQLPGRLANTLYYFRNEVYNQKEFNLNINQTELASLIGTSRESVSRLLKEFQQAGIIKTERNKITILDEKRLLEIKQKG from the coding sequence ATGGAGCGGAGAATAAAAAAATGTTTGGGTTGTACAATAAAATCGACGGCCGTTTCTATTTTAAATCAAAATGAGTTATCTGTTTTGGAAGACGGATGTTCTCAGCACGAGTTCAAAAAAGGAGAATTGCTTTTTAAAGAAAATACACCGGCTCATACCATTTGTTACATACGGAGTGGTTTTGTAAAACTTGTAAAGCGAGGTCTCGGTAAAAAGGACTTCATTTTAAACATTTCAAAAAGCGGAGCTTACCTGGGTGTTCAGCATTTAAACCGCAAACAGGGTAATTGTTATTTTTCGGCCATTGCTATAACCGATGTCCAGGTTTGTTTTATCGAGCTTGATGTTTTTGGCAGGTTGCTCGAAAGTAATGGTTCCTTTGCGACTGAAGTTATCTCGTATATTTTTGAGGATGAAATGAATTATTTCGACCGTCTGGTGAATAATGTACAACAACAGCTTCCCGGCCGACTGGCGAACACACTCTATTATTTTCGAAACGAAGTTTATAATCAAAAAGAGTTTAACTTAAATATCAATCAAACCGAACTTGCTTCGTTGATTGGAACATCGCGTGAAAGCGTTTCAAGGTTATTAAAAGAGTTTCAGCAAGCAGGCATAATTAAAACGGAAAGAAATAAAATTACGATTTTAGATGAAAAGCGACTTTTGGAGATAAAACAAAAAGGTTAA
- a CDS encoding TfoX/Sxy family protein — protein MAYSEYLTDRVRNSLKGNKIGFEEKKMFGTLSFFVDEKLCVGVSGEELLVRIPPEDQDKYLQNEDCRLLDDSGKSMKGFLLINAEAVDMDEDLDKWVKRCLEFNPKAKSSKKKRSM, from the coding sequence ATGGCTTACAGCGAATATCTGACCGATCGTGTCCGCAATTCATTAAAAGGAAACAAAATAGGATTTGAAGAGAAAAAAATGTTTGGTACCCTTAGTTTTTTTGTGGATGAAAAATTGTGTGTTGGAGTGTCCGGAGAAGAGTTATTGGTTCGTATTCCTCCGGAGGATCAAGATAAATATTTGCAAAATGAAGATTGCCGTTTGCTCGATGATTCCGGCAAGTCGATGAAAGGGTTCCTGTTAATTAACGCCGAAGCAGTAGATATGGATGAGGATTTGGATAAATGGGTAAAACGTTGTCTGGAGTTTAACCCAAAAGCAAAATCGAGCAAAAAGAAAAGAAGTATGTAG
- a CDS encoding cupin domain-containing protein, with translation MKTLILFLPFIFLGNTFQTMPEEKLSTKVYDWNALETEKTNSGERRQILEGKTNALDYLEIHVTTLDPGNAPHASHVHTDMEELIIVKEGKIEQKIEGVKKILGPGSVILALPGDEHGIRNAGDTQASYYIIRWKTDLQVAKNQTKQNGGSAFYNWDEITFQTTGKGGKRQIMDRETSLLSNLEMHVTTLNEGVTSHAEHVHSNEEIILIIKGEAEESIAGTPHRMGPGSLVLLTDEVPHGIRNAGKGQCEYFAFKWVK, from the coding sequence ATGAAAACATTAATTTTATTTTTACCATTCATTTTCTTAGGAAATACATTTCAAACTATGCCGGAAGAAAAACTTTCAACAAAAGTTTATGACTGGAATGCCCTGGAAACAGAAAAGACAAATTCCGGAGAACGAAGACAGATTTTAGAAGGAAAAACAAATGCGCTGGATTACCTTGAAATTCACGTAACAACTTTAGATCCGGGAAATGCACCTCATGCAAGCCATGTGCATACCGACATGGAAGAATTGATAATTGTAAAAGAGGGGAAGATTGAACAAAAAATTGAGGGAGTGAAAAAAATTTTGGGGCCCGGTAGTGTAATCCTCGCTTTACCGGGCGATGAGCACGGGATTCGGAATGCCGGAGACACTCAGGCATCCTATTATATCATCCGCTGGAAAACCGACTTGCAGGTTGCTAAAAACCAGACAAAACAAAATGGAGGATCTGCCTTTTATAACTGGGATGAAATTACGTTTCAAACAACCGGCAAAGGAGGAAAACGACAGATCATGGACCGTGAAACTTCACTGCTTTCGAATCTGGAAATGCACGTTACTACATTAAATGAAGGGGTTACCAGTCATGCTGAACATGTTCATTCCAATGAAGAAATTATTCTGATAATAAAAGGTGAAGCTGAAGAATCCATAGCCGGAACTCCCCACCGAATGGGGCCAGGTTCACTGGTGTTACTTACAGATGAAGTTCCGCACGGAATACGAAATGCAGGAAAAGGACAATGCGAATATTTTGCTTTTAAATGGGTAAAATAA
- a CDS encoding glycoside hydrolase family 97 protein, translated as MKKYLFITLFISLILNLNAKDYTVSSPSGELKVTVSVDEDITYAVSLNGKEIITPSAISMKLDDGLVLGENARVRKTKTTEVNQEIIPVVNRKHAQFKDHYNLITLSFKNYSLEFKVYNDGVAYRWGVEKKEPFKVVSEQATFAFPANHEIWFPEEESMFTHQERVYERVKLSDVTPERFCSTGMLVDCGNNTKVYISESDLMDYPGMFLKGSAENTNALVGKYPGVVLETKQNGDRNVAPTKYADYIAECKGTRTFPWRAMIITNDAGLVESEMIYKLAPENVLENTNWIKPGKVAWDWWNANNIYGIDFESGVNNNTYKYYIDFASKYGLEYIILDEGWYHLEDIMDVVDDIDIQELVDYGKQKNVGVILWVVWKALDDKLIEALDQFQEWGVKGIKIDFMQRDDQWMVNFYEKIARECAKRELLVDYHGAYKPSGLDRKYPNVISYEGVKGLENAKWSNLPDPEHNVTLPFTRMVAGPMDFTPGAMLNANKTNFNAVFTEPMSPGTRCHQLGMYVVFESPLQMLADNPSNYYREPECMEFLEAVPAVWDDTKVLEAKVSDYIAVARKSGDKWFVGAMTDWDPRTLNLDLSFLGDGNYTMEIWKDGVNADKHAADFSQEKITVSSSSKVKVEMAPGGGWVAVITKK; from the coding sequence ATGAAAAAATATTTGTTTATTACTTTGTTTATTTCCCTGATTTTAAATCTAAACGCAAAAGATTACACGGTTTCTTCTCCCTCCGGAGAACTGAAGGTTACTGTATCTGTAGATGAGGACATTACTTACGCTGTTTCACTTAATGGAAAGGAAATTATAACGCCTTCAGCAATTTCGATGAAACTGGATGACGGTTTGGTTCTGGGTGAAAACGCAAGAGTCAGAAAAACAAAAACAACAGAAGTAAACCAGGAAATTATTCCGGTAGTAAACAGAAAACACGCTCAATTTAAAGATCACTACAACTTAATAACACTTTCATTCAAAAATTACTCGCTTGAATTTAAAGTATACAACGATGGTGTTGCCTACCGCTGGGGAGTTGAAAAGAAAGAACCGTTTAAAGTTGTGAGTGAGCAGGCTACTTTTGCATTTCCTGCAAACCACGAAATTTGGTTCCCCGAAGAAGAAAGTATGTTTACACACCAGGAACGCGTTTATGAAAGAGTTAAACTTTCGGATGTAACACCCGAACGTTTCTGTTCTACGGGAATGCTGGTTGACTGTGGGAACAATACTAAAGTTTATATTTCGGAATCGGATTTAATGGATTATCCCGGAATGTTTTTAAAAGGTAGTGCCGAAAATACAAATGCCTTGGTGGGAAAATATCCTGGCGTAGTTTTGGAAACCAAACAAAACGGCGACCGTAACGTGGCTCCTACAAAATATGCCGATTATATTGCCGAATGCAAGGGTACAAGAACATTTCCGTGGAGAGCGATGATTATTACCAATGATGCCGGATTGGTAGAATCGGAAATGATTTACAAACTGGCTCCTGAAAATGTACTCGAAAATACAAATTGGATAAAACCGGGAAAAGTAGCATGGGACTGGTGGAATGCAAACAACATTTACGGTATTGATTTTGAATCGGGAGTAAATAACAATACATACAAGTATTACATCGATTTCGCATCGAAATACGGACTGGAATACATTATTCTGGATGAAGGCTGGTATCACCTCGAAGACATTATGGATGTGGTTGACGACATCGACATTCAGGAGCTGGTTGATTACGGAAAACAAAAAAATGTTGGCGTAATTCTTTGGGTAGTATGGAAAGCTCTCGACGATAAACTTATCGAAGCGCTTGACCAATTTCAGGAATGGGGTGTAAAAGGGATTAAAATCGACTTTATGCAGCGCGACGACCAGTGGATGGTTAATTTCTATGAAAAAATTGCACGTGAATGTGCCAAACGCGAGTTGCTTGTTGACTACCACGGAGCGTATAAACCTTCAGGTCTCGACAGAAAATACCCCAATGTAATTTCGTATGAAGGTGTAAAAGGCCTGGAAAATGCAAAATGGTCAAATCTGCCTGACCCGGAACACAATGTTACTTTACCTTTTACAAGAATGGTAGCCGGGCCAATGGATTTTACACCGGGCGCGATGTTAAATGCCAATAAAACCAATTTTAACGCAGTTTTCACCGAGCCGATGAGTCCGGGAACACGTTGTCACCAGTTGGGTATGTATGTGGTTTTTGAAAGTCCGCTGCAAATGCTTGCCGACAACCCTTCCAATTACTACCGCGAACCGGAATGTATGGAATTTCTGGAAGCTGTTCCGGCTGTTTGGGACGATACCAAAGTTTTGGAAGCAAAAGTAAGCGACTACATAGCAGTGGCCCGTAAATCGGGCGATAAATGGTTTGTTGGTGCAATGACTGACTGGGACCCACGTACACTAAATCTGGATTTGAGTTTCCTTGGAGATGGAAATTATACAATGGAAATTTGGAAAGACGGTGTAAATGCCGATAAACATGCTGCCGATTTTTCACAGGAAAAAATAACAGTAAGCAGTTCATCAAAAGTAAAAGTAGAAATGGCACCCGGCGGTGGTTGGGTAGCAGTTATTACAAAAAAGTAA
- a CDS encoding MBL fold metallo-hydrolase, whose translation MKKMIIGCICLLVVGISVNAATFEKDTIKTSDGDLVITFIGHGTLMMEFNEKVIHIDPVGMFADYSALPKADMILVTHSHGDHLDVNVIKLLKKEATFVVMTESCKEAYPDGLVLKNGDSVNYFDIDVDAVPAYNIKHERSEGNPFHPKGEGNGYVLHFGDTNVYVAGDTENIPEMADLKNIDVAFLPMNLPYTMTPDMAADAARMFMPKILYPYHFGETDTGELVELLKTEKEIEVRIRELK comes from the coding sequence ATGAAAAAAATGATAATTGGATGTATCTGTCTTTTAGTGGTTGGAATTTCGGTAAATGCAGCCACGTTTGAAAAAGACACGATTAAAACTTCGGATGGCGATTTAGTGATAACATTTATTGGCCACGGAACATTAATGATGGAATTTAACGAGAAAGTTATTCACATCGATCCGGTTGGCATGTTTGCCGATTACTCTGCTTTACCAAAAGCTGATATGATTTTGGTAACCCATTCGCACGGCGACCATTTAGATGTAAACGTGATTAAGCTGTTAAAAAAGGAAGCCACCTTTGTTGTAATGACCGAGTCGTGCAAAGAGGCATACCCGGATGGCTTGGTATTAAAAAATGGCGATTCGGTAAATTACTTTGACATCGACGTTGATGCTGTTCCCGCATATAATATTAAACATGAGCGAAGCGAAGGAAATCCTTTTCATCCCAAAGGAGAGGGTAACGGATATGTTTTGCATTTTGGTGATACAAACGTTTATGTGGCAGGTGATACCGAAAATATCCCTGAAATGGCAGATTTAAAAAACATAGATGTAGCATTTCTGCCAATGAACCTGCCTTATACAATGACTCCGGATATGGCTGCCGATGCCGCCAGGATGTTTATGCCAAAGATTTTGTATCCGTATCATTTTGGCGAAACGGATACCGGGGAACTTGTTGAGCTGCTAAAAACGGAGAAAGAGATTGAGGTTCGGATAAGAGAATTAAAATAA
- a CDS encoding DEAD/DEAH box helicase, which translates to MTLFNEMGLSSEIQLAIEELGFEQPTPVQEKTIPFLLEEKQDMVALAQTGTGKTAAFGLPIIQQIDTTKKDSQALILSPTRELALQIANDINTFSKHLPKINVAVLYGGADIKKQIKDLERGAQIIVGTPGRTLDLIKRKKLKVNDIQWLVLDEADEMLSMGFKDDLDAILENSPEGKQTLLFSATMPKEIVGIANKYMSNPFEISVGKKNTGAENVEHNYYVVHAKDRYLALKRVADVNPNIYGIIFCRTRMETKEVADKLMQDGYNADALHGDLSQAQRDHVMARFRGKHLQMLVATDVAARGLDVNDLTHVINYNLPDDPEVYIHRSGRTGRAGKKGISVTLIHLREKGKLRQVEKIVNKKFVKKEVPSGKEICEKQLFSLIDKVERIEVNESQIGEFMPVIYKKLAWLDREELIKRFVSVEFNRFLDYYKNAPDINVDESKQNDDYPEGRRSRKRDRKKRGDRNDRSDRNDRRRGGYEFSRFFFNLGKKNGISKRTIIDLVNQNLPNKSVEIGNIEVLKSFSFFEVDKRFEREVLKSFKNAKYKGQRIGIDIAKGK; encoded by the coding sequence ATGACATTATTTAATGAAATGGGGCTAAGCTCCGAAATTCAGTTGGCAATTGAAGAACTTGGTTTTGAGCAGCCCACACCAGTTCAGGAAAAGACAATTCCATTTTTACTGGAAGAAAAGCAGGATATGGTTGCCCTGGCGCAAACCGGAACAGGGAAAACTGCCGCTTTTGGTTTGCCAATTATTCAGCAGATTGATACAACAAAAAAAGATTCTCAGGCTTTGATATTAAGCCCGACCCGGGAATTGGCACTTCAAATTGCCAATGACATCAATACATTTTCAAAACATCTTCCCAAAATTAATGTAGCCGTTCTTTATGGTGGCGCCGATATAAAAAAACAAATTAAAGATTTGGAACGTGGCGCACAGATTATTGTCGGAACACCCGGAAGAACACTCGATTTAATCAAACGTAAAAAGCTGAAAGTAAACGATATTCAGTGGCTTGTGTTAGATGAGGCTGACGAGATGCTTTCCATGGGTTTTAAAGACGATTTGGATGCAATTTTGGAAAATTCGCCGGAAGGAAAACAAACTTTGCTGTTTTCGGCCACAATGCCTAAAGAAATTGTAGGTATTGCCAACAAATACATGAGCAATCCATTTGAAATCTCAGTTGGGAAGAAAAATACCGGTGCTGAAAATGTGGAACACAATTATTATGTGGTTCATGCAAAAGACAGATATCTGGCGTTAAAGCGTGTTGCCGACGTCAATCCGAATATTTACGGAATCATATTTTGTCGTACCCGAATGGAAACCAAAGAAGTTGCCGATAAATTGATGCAGGATGGATACAATGCCGACGCACTGCATGGTGATTTATCGCAGGCACAGCGCGATCATGTAATGGCTCGTTTCCGGGGAAAACATCTACAAATGTTGGTGGCTACCGATGTGGCAGCGCGTGGGTTGGATGTGAACGACCTGACACACGTTATAAATTATAATTTGCCGGATGATCCGGAAGTTTATATTCATCGTAGTGGCAGAACAGGACGTGCAGGGAAAAAAGGTATTTCTGTTACTTTGATTCACCTGCGTGAAAAAGGTAAATTACGCCAGGTTGAAAAAATTGTAAATAAAAAGTTTGTTAAAAAAGAGGTTCCCTCCGGAAAGGAAATTTGTGAAAAACAGCTTTTTAGTCTTATCGACAAGGTGGAGAGGATTGAAGTAAACGAATCACAGATTGGCGAATTTATGCCGGTAATCTACAAAAAACTGGCCTGGCTCGATCGTGAAGAACTGATCAAACGTTTTGTTTCGGTTGAATTTAATCGGTTTCTCGATTATTATAAAAATGCACCCGATATTAATGTGGATGAATCCAAACAAAACGATGATTACCCGGAAGGGCGGCGGAGCAGAAAACGCGACCGTAAAAAAAGAGGTGACCGAAATGATCGAAGCGACAGGAATGACAGGAGAAGAGGTGGTTATGAGTTTTCCCGATTCTTTTTTAATTTGGGGAAAAAGAACGGTATCAGTAAACGGACCATTATCGATTTAGTGAACCAGAATTTGCCTAATAAGAGCGTTGAGATTGGAAATATAGAGGTACTGAAAAGTTTTTCGTTTTTTGAAGTTGATAAACGTTTCGAAAGAGAAGTTTTGAAATCATTTAAAAATGCTAAATACAAAGGTCAGCGCATCGGAATTGATATTGCAAAAGGGAAATAG
- a CDS encoding sensor histidine kinase — MDEKEIATLVSVIILVVLVIIIITLFSVFVTRKNRLLKEQEKVKEAFEKELTDTQIEIREETLRNISWELHDNIGQLLTLAKIQLQNANDDSQAIAEAINTIGTSLKELRSLSKLINPDTLRSLSLVEAIQLEIERYNRLKYLVATIQIQCSGTIFSIDNKVEIIIFRILQEFFTNTIKHSKASELNVEINYNDKALTINAVDNGIGFDSTHFGPGKGIGLNNIKSRAKMINADLEILSAKDCGTQLSLTYKIEQI; from the coding sequence ATGGATGAAAAAGAAATTGCCACGCTAGTCTCTGTAATTATTTTAGTTGTTCTTGTAATAATAATTATTACGCTATTTTCTGTCTTTGTAACCCGTAAGAACAGACTTTTAAAAGAGCAGGAGAAGGTAAAGGAAGCCTTTGAAAAAGAACTGACCGATACACAGATAGAAATCAGGGAAGAGACTTTACGTAATATCAGCTGGGAACTTCACGATAATATCGGGCAACTGCTTACTCTGGCAAAAATTCAGTTACAAAATGCAAACGACGATTCACAAGCTATTGCCGAGGCCATTAATACAATCGGAACAAGTTTAAAAGAATTAAGAAGTTTGTCTAAACTTATTAATCCCGACACATTGAGAAGTCTTTCATTAGTGGAAGCAATTCAACTTGAAATAGAGCGATATAATCGTTTAAAATATCTGGTAGCTACAATCCAAATCCAATGTTCCGGGACTATTTTTTCTATAGATAATAAAGTTGAAATTATCATTTTCAGGATATTACAAGAGTTTTTTACAAATACAATCAAGCATTCAAAAGCTTCAGAACTTAATGTGGAAATAAACTATAACGACAAAGCACTAACAATTAATGCTGTCGATAATGGTATCGGATTTGATTCCACCCATTTTGGTCCCGGTAAAGGAATTGGTTTAAACAATATTAAAAGCAGGGCAAAAATGATTAATGCAGATTTGGAAATTTTATCCGCAAAAGATTGTGGAACCCAACTTTCTCTAACTTATAAAATTGAACAAATATGA
- a CDS encoding LytR/AlgR family response regulator transcription factor → MKVVIVEDERLAAEKLQRLLKQVDSGIEVLKVLESVEEAVNWFSVNVSPDLVFMDIQLDDGISFEIFDTVKIEAPVIFTTAFDEYAIRAFKVNSVDYLLKPVEKAALENSLRKYRNIYTAKQTEINISKVFEQMAKTYKSRFLVKIGTHFQSVPIENISCFFVEERSTFLKTKTGKNYDLDYSLDQIQKLVAPELFFRINRNFLVNINSISEILSYSTSRLKLKLHNFSSEGLIVSRDKAGEFKLWMDR, encoded by the coding sequence ATGAAAGTAGTAATTGTAGAAGATGAACGTTTGGCTGCTGAAAAACTACAGCGGCTTTTAAAACAGGTCGATTCCGGCATTGAAGTTTTAAAAGTGCTTGAGTCGGTTGAGGAAGCGGTAAACTGGTTTTCTGTAAATGTTTCGCCCGATCTTGTTTTTATGGACATTCAACTTGATGACGGCATCTCCTTCGAAATTTTTGACACCGTAAAAATTGAAGCCCCGGTTATTTTTACTACTGCATTTGACGAATATGCCATTCGGGCGTTTAAAGTAAACAGCGTGGATTATCTTTTAAAACCGGTTGAGAAAGCTGCCCTTGAAAATTCGCTGCGTAAATACAGGAATATTTATACTGCAAAACAGACAGAAATAAATATTTCGAAAGTGTTTGAGCAAATGGCAAAGACTTATAAATCGAGGTTTCTGGTGAAAATAGGAACTCACTTTCAATCAGTGCCGATTGAAAATATTTCCTGTTTTTTTGTTGAAGAACGTTCAACATTTCTAAAGACAAAAACCGGTAAGAATTACGATTTGGATTATTCACTTGACCAGATACAAAAGTTAGTGGCCCCGGAATTGTTTTTTCGGATAAACCGTAATTTTTTGGTCAATATCAATTCTATCTCTGAAATATTAAGTTATTCAACAAGCCGTTTAAAATTGAAACTTCATAATTTTTCTTCGGAAGGACTAATTGTTAGCCGCGACAAAGCAGGGGAGTTTAAGCTTTGGATGGACAGATGA
- a CDS encoding FG-GAP repeat domain-containing protein, producing the protein MKTLHLIFLIFLFSGKGFSQPPIPETEWKHYSSENGDLEVPNGSEQQTSCAVFDIDKDGINDFIVTERVQAPAVVWYKKNGEKWDRYILDTGLLRIEAGSAVWDIDNDGDLDPVFGGESRSSEVWWWENPYPNYSPEIPWKRHTVKKSGATKHHDQLFGDFDGDGLMELAFWNQNANTLFLAEIPKNPRENEEWEMIPIYSYANDSEMQPPGEMPDWKRVNEHEGLAKADIDGDGIPDIIGGGRWFKKTGDKKFQENIVDASYSFSRSAAAQLIEGGRPEIVLVVGDGIAPMFLYEWQNGTWKRKTLITEIDNGHSIEIIDFNGDGHLDIFNAEMRFSEQHNPDAKLRILLGDGKGNFTDYIINEGFSHHEAKIADLDGDGDYDILSKPYAFRAPGIDIWLQNGTNKK; encoded by the coding sequence ATGAAAACTTTACACCTCATTTTTTTAATTTTTCTTTTTAGCGGAAAAGGATTTAGTCAGCCTCCCATCCCTGAGACTGAATGGAAACATTATTCTTCTGAAAACGGAGACCTGGAGGTTCCCAACGGCAGCGAACAACAAACAAGTTGCGCTGTTTTTGACATCGACAAAGACGGAATAAATGATTTTATTGTCACTGAGCGAGTGCAGGCGCCGGCAGTAGTTTGGTACAAAAAAAACGGAGAAAAATGGGACAGATACATTTTAGACACCGGGCTTTTGCGAATTGAAGCTGGTTCAGCAGTTTGGGATATTGATAACGATGGTGATCTGGATCCCGTTTTTGGTGGCGAATCCCGCTCCAGCGAAGTATGGTGGTGGGAAAATCCATATCCCAATTACAGTCCGGAAATACCCTGGAAACGCCATACCGTAAAAAAATCGGGCGCAACCAAACACCACGACCAGCTTTTTGGGGATTTTGACGGAGATGGTTTAATGGAGCTGGCATTCTGGAACCAGAATGCAAATACACTATTCCTGGCTGAAATTCCGAAAAACCCGCGAGAAAACGAAGAGTGGGAAATGATTCCGATTTATTCCTACGCAAACGACAGCGAAATGCAACCTCCGGGTGAAATGCCAGACTGGAAACGTGTAAATGAACACGAAGGGCTGGCCAAAGCCGACATTGACGGAGATGGTATTCCCGATATTATCGGCGGAGGCCGGTGGTTTAAAAAAACAGGAGACAAAAAATTTCAGGAAAATATTGTAGATGCCTCTTACTCTTTCTCTCGTTCTGCAGCAGCACAACTTATTGAAGGTGGACGACCGGAAATTGTACTTGTGGTTGGCGATGGAATTGCTCCCATGTTTTTGTATGAATGGCAAAACGGAACATGGAAACGAAAAACTTTAATTACTGAAATTGACAACGGTCATTCGATAGAAATTATTGATTTTAACGGCGATGGGCACCTTGATATTTTTAATGCAGAAATGCGGTTTAGCGAACAGCACAATCCTGACGCAAAACTTCGGATTCTACTTGGCGACGGAAAGGGAAATTTTACCGACTATATAATTAACGAAGGTTTTAGCCACCACGAAGCTAAAATTGCCGACCTTGACGGCGACGGAGACTATGATATTCTTTCAAAACCCTACGCTTTCCGGGCCCCGGGAATCGATATCTGGCTGCAAAATGGCACAAACAAAAAATAA
- a CDS encoding sensor histidine kinase, giving the protein MKVSKKIFFTRLKVFGGALGISLFFSLVLRGKLFDSGLWNMLVLTYIQLEIFLWLGNRFFRDIKRESVNYKRKMVSRLLKFYLTVLAIAFVIFMTVYTANFVLNGADFSYYFIGLREIEMKGFLTAALIGFSLGALFFFYVQWAEALQREQKLTREKLVFQYETLKNQVNPHFLFNSLNTLSSLVRENPDLSEEFIQKLSHIYRYVLRDKEKELVPLSEEIDFVRDYFYLRKIRDEEKIDLKIEISEMTGAKVLPVSLQLLVENALKHNSATRSNPLEITIHTDGLDKLVVRNNLQKKTRWEESSKIGLKNLNERCKLILNQEVEIRETESEFVVKIPVKIESI; this is encoded by the coding sequence GTGAAAGTTTCAAAGAAAATATTTTTTACCCGGTTAAAAGTTTTTGGCGGAGCTTTGGGTATCTCGCTTTTTTTTAGTTTGGTTCTTCGCGGAAAGTTGTTCGACTCTGGTTTATGGAACATGTTGGTTTTGACCTATATTCAGCTTGAAATATTTCTGTGGTTGGGAAATCGTTTTTTTAGAGATATAAAAAGAGAATCAGTTAACTACAAACGTAAAATGGTTTCGCGTTTGTTAAAGTTTTACCTTACCGTTTTGGCTATTGCGTTTGTAATTTTTATGACCGTTTACACCGCAAATTTTGTGTTAAACGGCGCTGACTTTAGTTACTATTTTATCGGGTTGAGAGAAATAGAGATGAAAGGTTTTTTAACGGCCGCACTTATTGGTTTTTCGTTGGGTGCGCTTTTCTTTTTTTACGTCCAATGGGCAGAAGCTTTGCAACGCGAGCAAAAGCTCACACGGGAAAAGCTGGTTTTTCAGTACGAAACTTTAAAAAACCAGGTGAACCCGCATTTTCTTTTTAACAGTTTGAACACACTTTCATCGTTGGTTCGCGAAAATCCTGATCTTTCAGAAGAATTTATTCAAAAGCTGTCACATATTTATCGTTATGTTCTTCGTGATAAAGAAAAAGAGCTGGTGCCGCTTTCTGAAGAAATTGATTTTGTAAGAGACTATTTTTACCTGCGGAAAATAAGAGACGAAGAAAAGATCGATTTGAAAATTGAAATCAGTGAAATGACAGGAGCCAAAGTGCTACCGGTCTCTTTACAACTTCTGGTTGAAAATGCCTTAAAACACAATTCTGCAACGCGCAGCAATCCGTTGGAAATTACCATTCACACTGATGGATTGGACAAGTTGGTTGTTCGAAATAATTTACAAAAGAAAACAAGATGGGAAGAATCCTCTAAAATAGGGCTGAAAAATTTAAACGAACGGTGTAAATTAATACTAAACCAGGAGGTGGAAATTCGTGAAACTGAAAGTGAGTTTGTTGTAAAAATTCCTGTAAAGATTGAATCCATATGA
- a CDS encoding response regulator transcription factor, translating into MNYTVVVVDDHTLLSQAIGDLVDNFDHFSVLYVCKNGQELLTKFKDPKNIPDVVLMDVNMPILNGIETTAHLKEYFPEVKVLALSVEEDETTIIKMLRAGAKGYLLKDVKKTELKNALLEVLKHGYYYTNTVSQVLIHSLENRGDSAFSLKEREIEFIRHACSEKTYKEIAGEMYLSPKTIEGYRDALFEKLNLRNRTGLVIYAIKNKIFVPK; encoded by the coding sequence ATGAATTATACTGTAGTTGTAGTAGATGATCATACCCTTCTGTCACAGGCGATAGGTGATCTGGTCGACAATTTTGATCATTTTTCTGTACTTTATGTTTGTAAAAACGGACAGGAATTGCTCACAAAATTCAAAGATCCAAAAAACATTCCTGATGTTGTTTTGATGGATGTGAATATGCCAATTCTAAACGGAATTGAAACTACTGCTCATTTAAAAGAATACTTTCCTGAAGTAAAAGTACTGGCGCTTTCCGTGGAAGAAGATGAAACAACCATTATAAAAATGCTACGTGCAGGTGCGAAAGGATATTTATTAAAAGATGTAAAAAAAACTGAACTTAAAAATGCATTGCTTGAGGTTTTGAAACATGGCTATTACTATACGAATACCGTTTCACAGGTTTTAATTCATTCACTGGAAAACAGAGGGGACAGTGCCTTTTCCCTGAAAGAACGAGAAATTGAATTTATTCGGCACGCCTGCAGTGAAAAAACATATAAGGAGATTGCCGGAGAAATGTATTTAAGCCCGAAAACAATAGAAGGATACAGAGATGCTTTGTTTGAAAAATTAAATTTGCGAAACCGCACGGGGCTTGTGATATATGCAATAAAAAATAAAATATTCGTTCCGAAGTAA